The region CTCCACAAATAAGAAGTCTCAAACTTGATTcctcccacaagttttcaacAGCATTTGGAGTTTTTATCACATAAGAAATTTAATTcctaataattaatttttttttaactcttatATTTGTTATTTCCTACAATCTCTCGGAATCAATGCTAAACAATGACCTCCTTACTTCATCATAGAATTCTCCCATTTCTTTGTGTGTTTTGTGAAACTCTCTTTACACCATCAATGGAACTCTTAATTCTCTAAcaaattctttttcatttttgactCCCTTTCAAACCCCCCATTTTTCCCTTTCTTGCTCTCCCTCTGGGCCACcccattttcctttcattcactTTTAACATTTCCTTTCCTTTCTCCTTGGTTTCTCtgtctctaaaaaaaaaaaaaaaaaaaaaaaattaaaaaaaagtaagtttggattttttttctctttgcctTCCGTCTCAATGGGGGGTTGTTGCTCAAAGGCAGAGGCTGATCCTGCAcaaaataatgaagaaattgcacaatCATATTCAAAACAAGGAGAATCACATGCAGGTAATTTAATCTTgtaaatttcattattttcaagCAATGTCAGCCTTTGTATATATAATCGTATACACAAGCGCTCgcaaacacatatatattgtACTGCGTTGTTTCGACAAAATTGTGTCTGATGACATCTCTTGTTAATACATGCATAAAAACACAAACATGTGCACAcgttttttttccaacaaaactaACCTTATGAGAGGGTTATTATGGCTAGCCCTGAAAAAAGGTGCATACGATGTCCACAAAATGCATATGCACGCACACACACATTGTTATATTGATTCTTTTTGGCGAAATAGTGTTTGTTAATATCTCTTGTTACATGTATAAAACACACAAATGCGGGTGCACACATGTTGACAAAATGCACACACATTATATTGCAATTTCTCGACGAAATAATGTCTGGTGACATCTCTCGTTACATGCATAAAAACACAGATATGCGAGCATGCACATGCATATGTACGGATACACacatattaaattaaaattattatgGCGAAATGGTAGCTGATGACATCTCTTATTATAACTTGCATAATTACACGGACATGCACGCGcgcacatctattatatattgAAACTTTTCGACGAAAAGGTATCTAAACATCTCTTGTTGTCACATGCAGGAAACCATGACATGCAAGGTTCCACCACACCATCAAAAGTTCCACCTCATGCATCACCAAACCATTCTTCAAAGCCATCTAAAGCAGCCCCAATAGGGCCAGTATTAGGTAGGCCAATGGAGGACATAAAGGCAACATACACCCTAGGAAAAGAACTAGGAAGAGGCCAATTTGGTGTAACACATTTATGCACACACAAACAAACAGGGGAACAATTTGCATGCAAAACAATTGCCAAGAGGAAATTAGTGAATAAAGAGGATATTGAGGATGTAAGGAGGGAAGTGCAAATTATGCACCATTTGACAGAACAACCAAACATTGTTGAACTTAAAGGGGCTTATGAAGACAAACATTCTGTGCATTTGGTCATGGAATTGTGTGCTGGAGGTGAACTTTTTGATAGGATTATAGCTAAAGGGCATTATACAGAAAGGGCAGCAGCTTCATTGTTAAGAACAATTGTGCAAATTGTACATACTTGTCATTCAATGGGGGTCATTCATAGAGATCTTAAACCTGAAAATTTCCTCCTACTTAACAAGGATGAAGATGCACCTCTCAAGGCTACTGATTTTGGTCTTTCTGTCTTCTACAAGCAAGGTATAATAAAATTTACTTCAtatgtttcattttatatgataaTATTTAACTCACTACCAGAAAACCGCTAATCTCGGACGGAATTTGGCTCGCCGGTATCGTTTCCAACTGATTTTCCATCAAAAATCCCTAGCCGATGAGCCAAATTCCAACAGGACATCCATCAGAATTAACGATTTTCTATCAGCGATTGGTCAACATAGGGAAAACTGCATTTATAATCCCTCAAATATCTACAAATTGCAATATTAGTCCCTTTGATATCTAACTAAGTTGATACTTCTGCTTGTGAATATAAACCAACCAAAATTACTAACCAACACGTGTTACATTAACTTTATACCGCTAATTCATTTTgtaatataattctaaaaataatctaaatatgaCATATTTCAACTTTCTATGCTTAATTCTTTTTGGGGTTTTCTCAATGTTGCAGGAGATGTGTTTAAAGACATAGTGGGGAGTGCATATTACATAGCACCAGAAGTGTTGAAGAGAAGATATGGTCCAGAAGTTGATATTTGGAGTGTTGGGGTTATGTTATATATTCTTCTTTGTGGTGTTCCTCCTTTTTGGGCAGGTAATTATATTGAATCACACAATACACATCTATGTTCCTTAGCACCAAAGGTTGTGGTAGAAGTGGTAAGTATAACTTCATCCTTAATCAAAGGTCTCGAGTTCGAGGCCTAACAATGAAGTTGCTCTTGGTAGAGAACGCTTTGTACCTCAAAGTGAGTCTTCCCGACACGAATCTAGACTAGTCAGGCCCAAGGAGGGTACCAGACGTATCATCTGTGCAGTTTAACATGTGATAACAAATTAATTATTCCTATTATTTTTACCAATTTACCACTAAGTATTATTCaacagtataatcccaccaggtgggGTCAGGGGAGGGTAGactgtacgcagaccttaccccaaccttcacaaggtagggcggttgtttccgatagaccctcagctcaagaaGAGATGCAAAAGACAGCAGTAATAATAGGCAATAACAGCAACAAGATAATAAGATAAATGAAGTGAAATAACGATCAGGTTGTACCACTAAATATTTATTATAGAGATTTATTTATAATAAGTAATCTCATtgtgtaaatattatttatttcagAGTCTGAAAATGGAATATTCAATGCAATATTGCGTGGACATGTTGATTTTTCAAGTGACCCATGGCCTGCAATTTCTGCGGGTGCTAAGGACCTTGTAAGAAAAATGTTGAATTCAGATCCCAGTCAAAGGTTGACTGCACTCCAAGTCCTAAGTAAGTTATACTATTTACATTTTTATTGAAGTATATCCATTTTTAAAATCAATTCTCTAactttttaccaaaaaaaaagtctctaactaattttgtgtgtgtgtgtgtatgtaaaTTAGATCATCCATGGATCAAGGAGGATGGAGAAGCACCAGATACACCACTTGACAATGCAGTCCTCAATAAGCTCAAAAACTTTAGAGCTATGaacaagttcaagaaagttGCTCTTCGGGTAAGTATATACGCTGAtagtgtaaataatttttaaattatatcaGGTAATATTTACATATTACCAAGTCATACTTgttataaatttataaattaatcaaaaatatatatatttacttggAAAAATTACAGGTTATTGCAGGGTGTCTCTCTGAAGAAGAAATTATGGGATTGAAGCAGATGTTCAGAGGAATAGATACTGATAATAGTGGCACAATTACACTTGAGGAGTTAAAGCAAGGATTAGCCAAACAAGGGAACAAATTATCAGATTATGAAATCAAGCAATTAATGGAATCTGTAAGTTCTTTAATGATTCTATCAAATTATTAAAACCATATCTTTTCTGAATTTTGatgagcatatatatatttatatttttttgtaggCTGATGCTGATGGAAATGGGACAATTGATTATGAAGAGTTCATCACAGCAACAATGCACATGAATAGAATGGACAGAGAAGAACATCTTTACAAAGCTTTCCAATACTTTGACAAGGATAACAGTGGGTAAGTTAATTAATTCCacaaataatttaaattcttttaggaagaggaagaaaaaaaattaagtcatAACCGCCctgattgtgtaaatattttgtGCACAAACAGCACGGAATTATTGCAAATTTTGTTCTAACATTATATTATAAAatgtaattttcctttttgatctCAGGTATATTACAATGGAAGAGTTAGAGCAAGCTTTGAGAGAATTTGGTATGAATGATGCAAAGGATATAAAAGAAATCATTTCTGAAGTTGATTCTGACAATGTAAGTTAAAAACACATCTAAATATGCAATCTTTATGCATATAGTGATTCATAGTTTTGCATCTTTTTACAGTTCTATTAAtatttacaaataaaaaaaattatttttgcagGATGGTCGTATCAATTATGATGAGTTTGTAGCTATGATGAAGAAAGGAAATCCAGAAGCAGCAACAAATGCAAAGAAACGAAGGGAGGTTTTCGTCGAATAATTGTTGTGGATATCAAAAGAATTtggcaaaaaaaagaagaaaaaaaaaaaaagaagaaaaagtaaagTTATTTGTGTCTTTATTGAGGGGAGGGAGACCAAATTTCAAGAGAGTTTCAAAGTTATAGATGCTCTTGTATATTACTAACTAAGatgttaaaaatattaaaagagaaaaaaaaatgaaaactaaaaTAAGATTGTAGAATTTGATGGATAGGTTGGGATTTGAGGGTCTTTTTTTGTTAATGGTTACTTATAATGGTTGTTTTTGAGTTGGAAACAATGGGGTCTTCAAtgtatctatctatatataaatataacataatgtataatatataaatacatgtgtatatattttttctgcAACACTAGAGATAGATTTGAAGTGTTGTTTTCTAATCAataaacttttggatattactGTTATGTACATATCAAGTTGTTGAAAGAGTAGTGACTAAGAGCAATATCTTTTTTACCAATTGAGATCTCATGAAGTATAAAgtttctacaacaacaacaacaaaaacatttaatttaaaaagagaatgaTGCAGCAGAAAAAAAGAATATCTTATTGAGATCCTTACGATCTACTAAAGTTCAATGGAATATTCATAAaaggcagcccggtgcacaaagcatctGATTCATGGCTCAAACACATGACCTATAGCTTATAAGTCACACGGAGACAATTTTACCATTGCTCGAAGGATACCTTCCAAAAAAATATGCACGCTAACACCATTTGAAACAGAAAGCAAAACCTCATAATAATCACTACTTCATACAAGCAAGAGTAGTTAAAAACCAATACCAATAAATCCATCAACATCTACCAGCATTTCAAAATAtggagaatttttttaaattatcacTAATATGGTGAAAACCATAGCAAATTGTATGATTTGATGCTTGAGGCATGTTGGAAATACAAAAATAGTGTATAAAAAGATGTCCTGATATCAACCATTCATATTGATTGTGTTCTCGGGATGTTTGAGTGAAAATTGTAGGACAAATCGGAAACAAAGTGTTTTTGTGCAAACTTAGCTCTGTCACCAGGGGACGGGGCAGGGGAAAGAGCAGGGACACAAAGAGTACCCGCTTCAATAGGTAGGGATCGATGGATCAACTTTGACAGCATATTCATGGATTCCTCCAGCCACGTTAAATATTTTCCTGAATCCCTGAGAATcccaaatcaaaaaaaaaaaaaattgtaaagaaGCAACAATGGTTCAACAAGAGAGGATGAACAATGACAGAATTGCAGCATAGCCTGATTTTGTGTTATGATTAATGTTCTAGTCATAATGCCACCTAAGATCTATCGACATACTGGAAGTAAGCCATCATAATTAGTTTCACCACTTCTCATATCATTTGGTTTATGGAACATGTCGCAGCATGCAAGGCACTAAAGAGGACCAAATGCAAAACTAACATGCATTTTGGGGTACATTGAATTGAATAGCATAAATAAGCCGCTTGAGGTGGGACTTTACACTGACTATCAAAATACACCAGCTATGTGCTATAACCAGAAGCTAATATGGTAGTTCCTATGTAACTGTCCTTTTCTTCCTCTTAGATGATGTAAGAAAAGCCCGTTAAGAAATTCTTTTTTGAAAGGGAAAATCAAGTAGTATTCATTAACAGCTTTAACATTCATAATAGtaatcaaaaccaaaaaaaaacttaaaaaatattgCATTCATGGTAAGTTGACAAAAGACTTTTTACTTAGCTAGCGTTAGGTCCATCGTTATGTGAAAACGCTAAAACCAGCACCTTTTAGAAAGATCTAGTTTCTGTAAGTGTATGCTGTGAAAATAAATAATTCTTATATAATCATGTATTTAGGCTTTTTGCATACTTAACTGGAGAGATGCTTTAGTGAACCTTATTCTCAACCCAAACCCCAACTTTATTCTTGTACACATCACTACTTATGCCTCGACGTCTAGAAGCGAAGATCTATAGACCATCTTCATCTACTGATATGAGAGAAAAACGTTCCAATATATGCCTTGCATCTCAGAAGGGTGATAGGAACAGGAAAACCTTATATACATGTAGAACAGGTTAATCTTTTGACATTATACCAAACTACAAATAAAGGTAAAGACCCTACCTGTGTCTGCAACCACTTGGCGACTTGTAGTGATCTCACGCCATGGTGACACTGCAGCATAGACATAAGTTTTTGAGAAGAGACACCGGAAAGGGAGGGAAGGGAAGAGGAGAAACATATTTTTGTAGGGATAAATAGCAGTTTTGATCCCCGAGTTATTGATAAATTCTCGGTCCTTGTGTTATATGACTCGgcatatttaaccttcaattaataaAATGTGTGCTTTTGATCCCTTTTCTAAGtcgagggtctaccggaaacagcctcctgcctcacaaaggtaggggtaaggtctgcatacatcctatcctaccctccccagaccccacttgtgggagcACACtggctttgttgttgttgtatgctttTGGTCCCTTCatgtaaaaaattatatttgacTATTTACAGAACTATATTACCGTCAAATATAAAGTAACAAACATATTTTAACATATCACATGAGTAATTGAGTGTTGAAATGGTTAATAATTATgttaaatttgtgaatattcacaagGAAATGGATCAAAACTGCACAATTTCAATTAATAGAAGGTTTAATGTCCTTAGTCAGATACTATAGGGACTAAAATCAGAACTTACCAATAACTAAGGGACCAAAAATACTATTAACCCTATTTTTGTATAACCAATATTGAACTGTCTGTTCCTCTCTATGTGTTATCATGGtttatcatgtcatattttaaaaaaataagcagTCAATAACTTGAGTGAAACAGTTCTGTTTAAGGAGAAACTCTTAGCTCAAGGCGTACAGAACAGAGGACTGGCTTCTAAATAGTTCATTAAGAAGCATCTGCAGAGAAGAACATGCACTAACCAACACATAAGTGTCCTTTTGAGGATCTAACTTAGTTGTTATTTCTGGTCCCCAGTTTCCAAATTGGCGAAGAGGAAGAACCTGAAATCCTGGTAAAGAAGCCTGGGCCCTGTCACAAACACACAAAGCAGAATCACTACTACTATTACTCGATAAGCCATGTGACTTGAATTACTTTTGGCAAGTTAAATTCATATAAACGAAACTGTGGGAAAACTAAAACCCATAAATTATCTATTATATTGCAACAAGATTTTTGTCATACAAGCATATCCAAATTGTTTCTCGTTGGCTTTGTGCAACTTAATGTAGTTGAGAAACTTGTGTTGCAAATTTATCACTCAAATACCAATATAGATGAAAAGCTCTTGAATCTTTTCAGTAGCCAGGTCTCTTGGAAAATGAACCATGAGAACAAACTTTGAAACCAAAGCCACATTCATTACTTGGGAAGCCCCTCGGAGGCTTATCTATTTTAAGTCCAGTATGCTGTTTAacttatataaataaataaaagctGCAAGTGAGTATTCCAAAATAGTGAAAAAAAACGAGCTCATACACTTCCTCTGGTTCGCGAACATCAATCAATTGAGCCTCTTCCAGGAAAGAGGGATCTTGCAGCTTCACATGAAACTCGTTCGGTTGGATGTGTTCAAGTACAGATTCGTCCCTGCACGTAGCAATAACAACAAGTAAGAAAACAAGCCTCTTGTGCTGTTCAAGTGAAGAAGGATTTCTTTGATTACCTCTCAGATAGAACTTGCAACAAATGCCATCCGAACTTAGTTTTGCACCCTACAACCTTATTCAGAGGTGCACTAAATGCAGCTTCTTCAAATTCTGGCACCTAATAATATTAACAatgaaaatacaaaaagaaataaatcaaGTCAACTAAGCTTGGGCATCAAGGTGACTAAAAGTGCAGCTTATAGAAACTACCTTATTAGGATGCAAATAACCAAAGGAAACAACGATGTAGTTATGTAGAATTGGAAATTTAATATCATAGTTAAAGTCAAATCTCTATAGAAATGTTTGTCAGACAGCACATGTATAATATTTGTTTGCTATCATCGAAGCCCTCTCAGTATGAAAATTAACATTCTGGAAGCATAGTCACGAGAAAATTTTGATTCCTTTCACCAAGAgcaggagaaaaagaagaacaatacTTTTGAAGATATAATCATAAGAAGCATACCATTTGTCCTTTTCTCACCCAACCAAGCATTCCCCCATCTTCTTTTGATGGACAAATAGAATACTCAACGGCCAGATCACTTAGATCCTCTCCTGAATATAACAAGCATTTCAGTCAGCACTATAAATGAAAGGTTAAGCATCAAGAGAAAACTTGTTTTCATACTAATATACCCAGTTCTCAAAATTAATCATGACATTTGGATAACTTAGCTTATAAATTTAATCCTCATTTGCTCTCAGCTTCTTAAATTTAGGAAGGAAATGTTACTTGGGCTTTTCTCACTAATAGCCTATTTGGCCAAACttccaaaacttattttgaaaagtgcttttcgAGAAAGTACTTTTGCtgagaagcagtttgtgtttggctaatcaatttgcAAAACACTTTTGAGCAACAATTAGCGTTTGGCCAAGATTTTAAAAGTTCCTCTAGTGCATTTTCTCAAAAAGTACTTTCGGGGAAAAGCACTATTTCTTCTcctaaaagcttggtcaaacacctcAACCTTGAAAAacaagcaatttttttttgttggaaaacaGCACTTTTGGCCTTggagaagcttggccaaacaggctataagaaATTAAGTCGAAAACTAACCTTCTCTAGTTCTTTTCTGAAGCTCCAGTAGAAGCTTCTGGTCATCTTCTTTGACAAGTAAATGCTGTACCAATATCTCCCGACCACCTCCAGTGCTGCCTCCAGGACCACTTCCAGCACTATATGAAGCTGAAATTTATATAATGTGAGATTTAGTACCAGCATGTACAGATGATAGcaaaaggaaaagaactctCTTCACCCTGCAGATTCTGGAACAACCACTACACGATCTCAAACCTATACTAAGCTATACTCAAATTTCTGATGAAGCCACTTTTTGGTAGCATAAGGAACCGCCTAGTAGAGACAAATCGTGTATTTCCAACAATAGGGAGCCTTGTGGCAAAGATATTAAAGCAGCTCAATGGACTATTCAAGCCCTGATGCATTGACTAATAACCACTCCCTAACTATTTGGAGGAATAGCAATTCTCTTGTATTTGAAGTTCCAAAACAAGCACAAGTTTGAGATCGTCTGTCCAAGGGGGTTAACTCTCGTAAAACATACTAAAAATAAGTGTGATccatatgaatatttatgtccaAATAGAATATTCAGAGGATTCGTCATGGTTAGATTATCCTCCAATGGCCGTCAACCCTCCAATGGCCGTCAACCCACCAACAGCCTCCTCCTTTTTCACCAGCTATACTTTGTGAAGCTCACACTGATGGAGTTCCATAACTCTGTATTGCTACTGCATTCTAGAGTACGCATCTCTATCTTTCATTGTGCTTTAAACCCACCTAGtcttaattagaatcaagtTAAGCTATTTGGTTGAGAAGATAATCAGGGTCTTGCCTATTATTGTATATCCCTATCTAGTTTCCAACAATTCAGCAGCTAAAGTACTCACCCCACCGCACACAAAGTGCTCCCCCACAAGTGCCAGAGTAGGGGGAGAGTGAGCTtttagcccccccccccctccccccccccccctttttaatttaaaattacatACGGAGATGGGAAGGGCAGTGGCGGATCTAAGTAGAAGGAAGGGGGTTCACCTGAATCCCACGTCAAACAATTATCTTGCGCAAAAATGGtaaaaaatgaaatcttttGGTTATAAACCGTTGAATCACCTTGATATGAAGAACAATTATAGTGTAGTAGTAAAAGGGGTTCAAAAGTTGTTTTAGGTCATAAGTTCAAATCCCAGCTATGACATTCTAGAACCTTCTCAATCCCCGGAAAAAGTACATTATACATACAAGgtcaaaatcactttttttatacgtatatataGTAAATGTTGACTCCCAATTTGTGGCCTACCATACTATCCTTTCTACCACATCGTTTCAAATGAAGTTTTACCAAAACATTCCTCTAAGTGGGATTCTTTGTgcgtttacttttttatattttgaatcccgTTAATGACAGGTCATCGGAAAGAGCAACTCTACCCCCCCCCAATCCCCACACACCCCATCTCCATTTTGACCTACATTTCACCAAACGAGCAACTCTATAGTTGCACCGGGGATCTAGGGGACGGTGCTAGAGGGGCGAAAAGGGGTTTACCGTAAAATTACACTACATATAcaaggtcaattttttttttattttttttttaacattagtTACAAATAAGAGAAAACAGTAATGCAAAATAGAGGGTTCCTACATACAATAAACAATTTACCTGTAATTACTCTAGAACAAGATTGACGACCCATCATAGTTAACACCCTTTTAAAGCTTGGAAACTGTATATTACGCGAATTGGACAAAAGGGTTCTTGAATTAAGTAAAGCTAAGCGAGTAAATGATGATATTTTACGACTAGTTGGATTTATTTGTGATgtgaatttcaagaaagagagaCCTAGTGGTGATGGTGGAACAACatgcaaagaagaagaaactctcaacatttgttgtttttttaaaaaaaaaaaaaaaaaaattgagaaattgaGATACTGGTTGAAATCTATGTTCTGCAATTTGTACTTGCAAGAAACTTAAACTATATCTGCTGATGTTCAAACTAAACTGTTAAGGCACGACTGTACTTCAAATAGTACCCTTTTAATGTGAGACATTTGGAATTGTCAAATTATCTAATTGATACACGGCCTCTTATTATGTTCCAATTTAGCACCTAAAAGTATAATAAACGTTCCAATTAGACACGTTCAACTCATATTTAAAAGAACTAAGAAGAA is a window of Lycium ferocissimum isolate CSIRO_LF1 chromosome 12, AGI_CSIRO_Lferr_CH_V1, whole genome shotgun sequence DNA encoding:
- the LOC132039635 gene encoding calcium-dependent protein kinase 17-like is translated as MGGCCSKAEADPAQNNEEIAQSYSKQGESHAGNHDMQGSTTPSKVPPHASPNHSSKPSKAAPIGPVLGRPMEDIKATYTLGKELGRGQFGVTHLCTHKQTGEQFACKTIAKRKLVNKEDIEDVRREVQIMHHLTEQPNIVELKGAYEDKHSVHLVMELCAGGELFDRIIAKGHYTERAAASLLRTIVQIVHTCHSMGVIHRDLKPENFLLLNKDEDAPLKATDFGLSVFYKQGDVFKDIVGSAYYIAPEVLKRRYGPEVDIWSVGVMLYILLCGVPPFWAESENGIFNAILRGHVDFSSDPWPAISAGAKDLVRKMLNSDPSQRLTALQVLNHPWIKEDGEAPDTPLDNAVLNKLKNFRAMNKFKKVALRVIAGCLSEEEIMGLKQMFRGIDTDNSGTITLEELKQGLAKQGNKLSDYEIKQLMESADADGNGTIDYEEFITATMHMNRMDREEHLYKAFQYFDKDNSGYITMEELEQALREFGMNDAKDIKEIISEVDSDNDGRINYDEFVAMMKKGNPEAATNAKKRREVFVE
- the LOC132039638 gene encoding rhodanese-like/PpiC domain-containing protein 12, chloroplastic, producing the protein MLRVSSSLHVVPPSPLGLSFLKFTSQINPTSRKISSFTRLALLNSRTLLSNSRNIQFPSFKRVLTMMGRQSCSRVITASYSAGSGPGGSTGGGREILVQHLLVKEDDQKLLLELQKRTREGEDLSDLAVEYSICPSKEDGGMLGWVRKGQMVPEFEEAAFSAPLNKVVGCKTKFGWHLLQVLSERDESVLEHIQPNEFHVKLQDPSFLEEAQLIDVREPEEVAQASLPGFQVLPLRQFGNWGPEITTKLDPQKDTYVLCHHGVRSLQVAKWLQTQGFRKIFNVAGGIHEYAVKVDPSIPTY